gagtaattctgATCATTCTAACAGACagcacatggacaacacataaaaccatccacccgcttgtttgcctcagccgcaatcagaaaagtatgcacgcccttaatgaactagggagagcatcggtcatcgtacatccattgccggctcatcttcattacacaacatcgaaaagaccaaattaatacaagttcatacataaagttcatacgcacttattctcataaaacaacatacaaactctctagctaaagcatttaaatgcaacaacaaatgcgatcaagatcgcaactaaggtaacaattgtctaacaacataatgataccaagcctcactatcaatgacatatttctaatctttctaatcttcaagcgcattttctccatcttgatcttgtgatcatcgatgacatcggcaacatacaactccggtttcatcttctcttcttcaattcttttcaatttttctttcaaatactcattttctttttcaactaaatttaaccactCGAAAAgatggtcggttggaatttccggttcacataccacctagataaaaatatctatgtcaacttgatgggaataatttgtcataaacaaagagttaatttgagctcaaattgcatataaatcaaatgaactaccacatataattactcccaaactaaaacccagaaatcactatacttatagagcactgcaaaagctaatctagcaatgagagatgaaaggacaaagtttctaacctttgtgatcacttggatggatggggggCCTTGAAATCTTaacaaatttttggcaaaatgaaggatgagctcgagctttggggaagaacagagaggagaggaaaggggaagaacagagagctcGATCGtgggctggacgaagggtttatataggaaaacctttagtcccggttcatgacacAAACCCGGACTAAATGTGAGCttctagtaccggttcgtgccacgaaccgggactaaagggacaggtggggccccagcctgacactagtctgccaccacctctttagtcccggttcgttgcatgaaccggtactagaggttcaacatgaaccgggactaatgatgccctcccgcctagccgttggaaccggcactactgGGAAAAGGCATGCtattggcgcaccagttttgccttctaatggcgcactactgttgcgccactagcatcactccattagaattaaattctaatggcgcacccctggtgcgccattagtatctggtgttataatggcgcaccacataatgCGCCAATAGTATAGCctccagtgcgccattagaatgcctcccaaggatattttttttcatttctgatattttcacaagttacaaaatattagagataacatacaacacagatctgcttagcttacatacagggggccatatgtaacgatgttacctgcgtccaccagatcatatccaacacacaagtttcatcatatatacatacatagccaacacatagttccatcgttacatattacaaaagtttcacattgttcatccaacaccgttatccatcaattcacaaaagtttcacattggtacaaaataaaaacacaaatggaaaagaagcactccatccatgcaagcttccatgaattaaatcaaatctgcaaaatgataaacaagaagttagaagaagaagaagaagaagaagagaagaagaagaagaagactagaagaagaataagaagaagaataagaagaataagaagaagactatacgcttattatgtaaacttgatcattttgtgctaacataagtaattttggagctaacctataggaaactaagcatataagctctaagttagcatattagagccaacttagctaaaatgaagctaacctatgtcattttggaaaaggagaagaataagaagaataagaagaagactataagcttattatgtaaacttgatcattttgtgctaacataagtaatttttgatctaacctataggaaactaagcatatatgcTCTAagctagcatattagagccaacttaggtaaaatgaagctaacctatgtcattttggataagaagaagaataagaagactataagcttattatgtaaacttgatcattttgtgctaacataagttattttggagctaacctataggaaactaagcatataagctctaagttagcatattagagccaacttaggtaaaatgaagctaacatatgccattttggaaaagaagaagaataagaagaagactataagcttattatgtaaacttgatcattttgtgctaacataagtaattttggagctaacctataggaaactaagcatattagggataacataggtaactaagtatatatatatatatatatcattttggagatctgacatacctgacatagttcagttctcattgttattctccctctccttcctcagcctgatgcgccaagagtggcgaggcggtggaggcagctgtgggatgtagtcttctaccacaattggcgtggtcatgtcgcccagctgtgggatcgccggcgccaccaccggtgcgcggtcattgtcaggcaccaccaccatcgcgaggccaccttcaggcaggacgggcacgaccatcgctaggtcatcctcagccaccaccatctcttgcccatggtcagccaccaccatctcttgcccatggtcagccaccaccatctcttgcccttggtcagccaccaccagcgctaggtcatcctcagcttgatgcccatcgtcatcctgcagctcctcatccccactctgctcctcttctcccccactccagtccggatcatccttcttgttatcagaatcgctgctgctttcgctaaagccagaatcgttgttgcttttgctacagccataatcgctgctgctttggctgtagccagtgttaacaatcgatgtgagacaaagccaaatgtagaggaataagaagaggcagaacgcactggcatcttcgtcgtcagcgtagcgcatgcgacacatagtcgcgttgaaaaccttcacgatgagcattgtggcgtcatcgtcgtacctgaagagaagaaagtacctggtccgcaggtcgtaggcactgtaGAACTTCTCCCGGCCACGGCataggtacatgtggccctcctcgatcaccaactccacatcccacagccTGCGAACCCCGCTACCGGCCTGTTGGGGCTTCACATtatctggcggatcttcacccagcatcttcataaaagtgtcaggcagcctctgtaatttgggacaaggagtgatgtagcaaacaacagagttatcatgatgagatgggtgaaggggagatctcttgttttatatacctgcctcgtggCTGATACTGAAGAACAAAGTATGATACTgcagaactcgaaagcatccaaatcgtactccggtgaggcagagcggcggtggctgcttccccccatgcTTATCCAATCTTGCATGCATTTAATGTTATTCAATCAGATGCCATATTATCTATTAACATGCTGCCAAGAAGCTTGAACATGCCATTAGTAATGTCTAGCAGCATGGTAGAAAGAAAAGAAGTTAACATCTGAATGTTTCCCATGCTTATTTAATCAAACATTAGTAATGTCTAGCAGCATGGTAGAACGAATTCAGCCcttataggcaaaaaaacagcagcaacaacaaaaaCACAACAGCCAGTAGTGCAAGACAGATCATTTGCACTGTCCAAATGACCAAGACCAATTGGATTTTACCCAGTTAAAGCCACCACAAATGCACAGGTGTACCTATGCATTTGAGCAACTAAAACTAGTTAGAAAATCCAATAGCTAAGTTAAGTTAACAGCCCAGAACCCTAGAATAAGTTAAATTACACACACACTTAGATAGCCAACAGCACCCACAGGAGCATGTATGCAGCAAGTTCAGTGAGCAAGATGACCACCACAGAGAGCCATAACAAATGACCTAGAGCACAGCAACTGGCAACCCTAGATCAAGATATAGCTATCACAGAGAGCACCAAAATTAATTGATGCTCATCTGGAACATACAACCAGAACTAGCAGGACTACCAAAGCATCTAAAACATGAACTAGGGCTAGATCATAGAGAGAACAGAGAGTGGAAAGGAGGATCTCACCAAGAGGGGTTGTAGCCATAGCAGAAACTCAGCCACACCAGTGCCACGGTGTGACTACCAACACAGCCGGAGCTCTGCTGCAGAGGAGGCTCGTACTGGACAACATTATCCACCATCAGCATATATTGCAGACATATACTAGACAACATTAATTTGAGTAAATAGATGCACAACGTGTCATGCCGAACGTGGTGGATGTCAGATTGTTAGCTTGATTTTTGGAGAGAAAGCCGAGCCGAGCCGTTGGAGGGAGGCGGAGGCGTACAAGTGGCCTTTACTACACCAACCAAACCATTCTTGGGGACGAGAGAGTAGTGCAGCAGATCCAGAGAGCACCCGTGGccatggccggcctcctcctcaagATCCTCCATCCCTCCATCACCTCCTAACGACGGTGGTCTCACCGTCGGCCACCGCCAGTTATTGTCCACCACGCCACCACCAGAATCAGAAGAAGCAGCATCACCAGCAGCGACTCTTCCTCCACCACCACACCCGCAACAACAACGACCTCGACGACGTCTCCGACGGCGGTGATGCTCACCTACCTCGAGTTCAACGGCTGGCTGTGGGAGCTGCCCGACGGCTTCCGCGTCCTCGTCGACCCCATCCTCGTCGGCAACCTCAACTTCGGCATCCCCTGGCTCTTCGACGCCACCAAGAAGAGCCTCCCCAAGTCCCAGCCAAACGCCGGCGTCCTCACCAGCGTCGACCTGCTGCTCATCACCCAGAGCCTGGACGACCACTGCCACCTCCACACCCTCACCCAGCTGGCCGCCATCCGCCCCGGCCTCCCCATCATTGCCACGCCCAACGCGCGCGCAATCCTCTCCGCCCTCCCCTTCACCCACGTCACCTACCTCGAGCCCGGCcagtccaccaccgccgccgccgtcaccgtgCTCGCCACCGCCGGCCCCGTGCTCGGCCCGCCGTGGCAGCGCCCCGAGAACGGCTACATCGTCACCACCGCCGCCGCTGGGAAAACAGAAATTGAACGGGCAGAGGATGcaggaggaagggggaggggaaGCAGAGGGGCGGTGGCTAGGTACCTGCCTATGGACCGGTCGCCGGGGTCGCTGCGGGCGGCGGGACTGGCCGCGCCAGGGCGGGCGGGAGGGAGCGAGGCGCTGCTGGGCGGTGGGGCGGCGGGGGACTCGGCCGGCTGGGCGNNNNNNNNNNNNNNNNNNNNNNNNNNNNNNNNNNNNNNNNNNNNNNNNNNNNNNNNNNNNNNNNNNNNNNNNNNNNNNNNNNNNNNNNNNNNNNNNNNNNNNNNNNNNNNNNNNNNNNNNNNNNNNNNNNNNNNNNNNNNNNNNNNNNNNNNNNNN
This portion of the Triticum dicoccoides isolate Atlit2015 ecotype Zavitan chromosome 7A, WEW_v2.0, whole genome shotgun sequence genome encodes:
- the LOC119334141 gene encoding uncharacterized protein LOC119334141, yielding MLTYLEFNGWLWELPDGFRVLVDPILVGNLNFGIPWLFDATKKSLPKSQPNAGVLTSVDLLLITQSLDDHCHLHTLTQLAAIRPGLPIIATPNARAILSALPFTHVTYLEPGQSTTAAAVTVLATAGPVLGPPWQRPENGYIVTTAAAGKTEIERAEDAGGRGRGSRGAVARYLPMDRSPGSLRAAGLAAPGRAGGSEALLGGGAAGDSAGWWWRRSSGGGELRSYGTPARDDRGGSAYFGP